Part of the Chloracidobacterium thermophilum B genome is shown below.
AGGCAGTCGCACCCGCGCCTGACGTGCATCGTGACATGCATCGTGGTCGCCAGACATGCCGCCCGGCGGTTTCTCCCCCGGTCGTCTTCGGGAGAGAGATTTTACTGGACAGTCGCGGCCAAACGCCCGACACTACTGAGTGCGGTTAGCACTGATTTTACCCTTGGCTCAAGTCGTTTTATGTCGTACTCGATTCCCCTCGAAGCCTTCGTGGCGGCGCGGGAGCGGATTGCCCCCTACATCCGCCATACCCCGATGCTGCCAATGCCCCTGGTGCACCGTGACGTGCACCCACGCATTCACTTCAAGCTCGAAAACATGCAGGTCAGCGGCTCGTTCAAGGCGCGTGGCGTGTTCAACACCCTGCTCCAGCTCGATCCGTCCCAGCGTCAGCGCGGCGTGATTACGGCCTCCGGCGGCAATCACGGGCTGGCGCTGGCGTATGCAGCCAACCGTCTCGACGTGCCGGCCATTGTGTACCTGCCCGAACGCGCCAGCGAAGACCGCGTCATGCGGATTGCGCGCTACGGGGCCAAAGTCATCAAGCACGGCGAAGCCTGGGACGATGCCAACGCCAGGGCGCTCGAACATGCTGCGGCGGAAGGTCTGGCGTACGTCCCGGCTTTCGACGGCGTTTCGGTCGTCGAAGGACAGGGCACCGTCGGACTGGAGATGCTCGAAGACCTGCCCGACATGGACTGCCTGCTGGTGGCCGTCGGCGGCGGCGGGCTGATTGCTGGCGCATCGGCAGCCATCCGCCAGAAAAAGCCCGGCGTGACCATCATCGGCGTCGAGCCGGTCGGCGCGCCTTCCATGAGCAAAAGCCTGGCGGCCGGCTGCCGGACGGGCGTCCAACAGGTGCGTACCATTGCTGATACGCTGGCCCCCCGCAGTGTGAGTGATTTGACCTTCGGCGTCACGCGCCAGTATGTGGATACGGTGCACCTCATTGATGACCGCCAGATGGTCCAGGCGATGCGGTGGCTGTGGGCGGAATGTAACCAGATTGTCGAGCCGGCTGGGGCCGCCGTGGTGGCCGCCCTGCTGGATGGCGGCGTCCCAATAAGCAAGTACGAGTGCCCGGTGGCGCTCATCTGTGGCGGAAACGCCGCAGCCGATTGCGTCTTTGCCTCCTACCAGCAGGCCGCCGACATGCTGATGGGCATCAACTGAACCCTCCCGCAAACCGTCCCGGCAAGGTAGCCCTATGCTTCGCGTCGGACTTACAGGCGGCATCGCCGTGGGCAAATCCTATGTTTCCGCTCTCCTGCGCGAACTGGGCTGCCATGTTTTCGATGCCGACGACATTGCCCGGGCCGTTGTGCAGCCCGGCATGCCGGCGTTGAACGACATCGTGGACGCCTTTGGCCCGGACGTACTGGCCGCCGACGGCACGCTGGACCGCGCCAAACTCGGTCGCCTGGTGTTTGCCGACGCCGAAGCGCGGTCCCGGCTCAATGCCATC
Proteins encoded:
- a CDS encoding threonine ammonia-lyase is translated as MSYSIPLEAFVAARERIAPYIRHTPMLPMPLVHRDVHPRIHFKLENMQVSGSFKARGVFNTLLQLDPSQRQRGVITASGGNHGLALAYAANRLDVPAIVYLPERASEDRVMRIARYGAKVIKHGEAWDDANARALEHAAAEGLAYVPAFDGVSVVEGQGTVGLEMLEDLPDMDCLLVAVGGGGLIAGASAAIRQKKPGVTIIGVEPVGAPSMSKSLAAGCRTGVQQVRTIADTLAPRSVSDLTFGVTRQYVDTVHLIDDRQMVQAMRWLWAECNQIVEPAGAAVVAALLDGGVPISKYECPVALICGGNAAADCVFASYQQAADMLMGIN